A stretch of Patagioenas fasciata isolate bPatFas1 chromosome 4, bPatFas1.hap1, whole genome shotgun sequence DNA encodes these proteins:
- the OCIAD1 gene encoding OCIA domain-containing protein 1: MEAGQGPGGGELGDSAEREVPKPYVPTEEERRLLKECAEESARYRAFPLAAVSMLATSFLIRRGVLRDSSRFGSFTKVAFAGMCGYLAGKISYLPICSEKFKKLKDSPIGDVLRQAQRHSSHNRSGRKSEFSDMPSQSFPESSPRAGFPLSSSYSDDYSSTDRALSSYEPVPFSASLNESSPTGITDYTVQEPAPIPEESRKKKGITYEELRNKHRETYDVMLPPKAETPNKFSQEKPAKEVKVNKYGDTWDE; the protein is encoded by the exons atgGAGGCTGGGCAGGGTCCCGGCGGCGGGGAGCTCGGCGACTCGGCCGAG AGGGAAGTACCTAAGCCTTATGTGCCGACAGAGGAGGAAAGAAGGCTCCTTAAGGAATGTGCTGAAGAGAGTGCCCGTTATAGAG CTTTTCCTTTGGCTGCAGTGAGCATGCTTGCTACTAGTTTCTTAATAAGAAGAG GTGTTTTACGAGATAGCTCAAGATTTGGCTCTTTTACAAAAGTTGCAT ttgctggaatgtgtgGATACCTGGCTGGAAAGATATCCTACTTGCCAATCTGTAGCGAGAAATTTAAGAAACTGAAGGATTCCCCAATAGGAGATGTTCTACGACAAGCTCAGAGACATAGTTCACATAA CCGTTCTGGTCGGAAGTCTGAATTTTCAGACATGCCTTCTCAGTCATTTCCTGAATCTTCTCCAAGAGCTGGGTTCCCGCTTTCTTCCAGCTACTCGGATGATTATAGTTCAACAGATAGAGCCCTCTCCAGTTATGAACCTGTTCCATTCAGTGCCTCCCTGAATGAATCTTCACCTACAGGAATTACTGATTACACTGTTCAAG aacctgCTCCAATTCCGGAAGAAAGTcgtaaaaaaaaaggcatcacatATGAGGAATTAAGGAATAAACACAGGGAGACATATGATGTAATGCTACCACCAAAGGCAGAAACTCCAAACAAGTTTTCACAGGAAAAACCAGCTAAGGAAG ttaAGGTAAATAAATATGGAGATACGTGGGATGAGTAA